The Mangrovivirga cuniculi genomic sequence ATGGTCGTGGATTATATGTCGTTTCAATTTTTAGCCTGACAATTATACTATGGCTATCCGAACCTACCCATGGATTACCTGCTGCTGTGATTGCTCTTTTGCCGGCAATTGCATTTACGGCAACCGGATTACTCGGTAGAAAAGATTTTAATTCCCTGGAATGGAATATTTTAATTTTGATCGCAGGTGGAATTGCTTTAGGTAAAGGGATGACGATTTCGGGATTAGACGATATTATAATTGATCTTATTCCTAAAGAAAGCATTTATCTGTTTGGAATCTTTATATTATTCTCAATTCTGCTAAGTACTTTTATGTCTAATACTGCAGCAGCCAATCTAGTAATACCGATCGGTGTTTCTTTAGCAGCAAGCCTTGGTTCTGAAATTAGCGAACTGCAAATGGGAATGGGTATTGCGCTAGCTGCCTCATTGGCCATGGCACTTCCGGTAAGTACACCACCAAACACTATCGCATATGCAAGTGGAAAATTAAAAACCAAAGACTTTATCTATATCGGCTCAACAATGAGCTTTATCGGTTTTGTCCTGATAACAATTTTCTTTCCGAAGATTATTCAATTATTGGGATTTAACTGATTTAGAGGTCAAAATTATAGCCTAATGTTAACAGAAAGATTTGGGTTCTTTCTTTCAATGGGATTTATAATTAAATTAAAGAGAAGGGATTATTCATGGAACATGCTGTTAGGCTACGTTACTATAATTTTTAATGTCCTGTATTTCTTGTTTTGATTTCTCTTTTTGTTCTTCTAGATCAAAATCGTCCTGTAACCCCATCCAGAATTTAGCTGAGGTCCCAAAAAACTTTGAAAACCTTAGTGCAGTATCGGCAGTGATTCTTCTTCTGCCATGAATAATTTCACTTATTCTTGTTTGCGGAATAAAAGTCTCCTTTGATAATCTATATGCACTTATGTTTAAAGGCTCTAAAAATTCTTCCTTTAGAACTTCTCCAGGATGTATGTTAGGTAGTTTTTCCATAATTAATGATAATCAACAATTGATACATAAAAAGCATCGTTATTTTCCCATTTGAAAATTATTCTCCACTGCTTATTTATTCTGATACTATGATAATCTTTAAGATCACCTGATAGTTTTTCTAATCTATTAGCAGGAGGAATTTTTAAATCATTTATTGAAAATGAGTTGTTTATCATTCTCAATTTACGTCTGCCGATTCTTTGAATGTCCTCTGGAAGTTTTTTTGATCTTATTCCATCAAAGACCTTCTCAGTTTCTTTATCTCCAAATGTCTTTATCAATACTTACTCTATTCGTTACTAACGTTAAAGATAAGTAATTGGTTGCAGATGTCAAAACTAATGTAGCCTACGTTAAGGCTAAACGGCGAACCCCATCCCTCGGGGTGGGGTATGACGATTAGCTACTGTTGTGCTTCGTTTAGTCAATTTTTTGTTTTTTGAATCTGTAAGTAAAATTATATCCAATTCCTAAACTAAACTCTGTAATAGTTTCTAATTTATAAAATCTTCCGAAAGTTTCTATTCGCTTAAATTGTCTACGTATTTCACCGTTGTATTCAGTAATGTTTTTGTAAATAGATGCTTTGGCTACCAACGACAAATTGAAAGGTCGTCCAATCCATGTTCCTAACCCAAATATTGGTCCTGTGCTATTTTGACTATTATTTGTTTCAGTTCCATTATAGTTAATCATACCATATCCAATAATAAATTTGAATTTTTTGAAATTGAGATTAGGTTCGATAGATATTGATTCTACTTCATTTTCACCTTCCAAAGAGAATTTTCTATAGTTTGATATAATATCAGCATCAAAATTGCAAGTAACAAATAAGTGATGAATCCCAATCTCTCCATTTAATAAATTATTCCGATCAAAGTCTGTTTGATATCTTATTCCAGTCCATAAAGTTGTTTGACTAAAAAAAACTGGAAATGAAAATTTGAGTTGTCCACCAACTGGCGTATTTAGTAAACCACTTACAGCATAAATTTCAAAAGATTGTGCATCAAACCAATCTCTTTCACATTGAGGTTTAAGGATTATTTGGACTTCTGTTTTACCCTCCAATCCTATTTCTTTGTATTCATATCCAATACTTTGAAATATTAAAGTAGAATTAGTGTCACTAACAATTATTGTGAATTCTCCATCAATGTTAGTTGTGGAACCATTATTTTGTCCCTTTTCTATGACATTTACTCCAGGTATTGGGTATTTACCGTCAATTACTGAACCCTTTATTTTAACTTGGGACCAAATATTGGATGCACAAAGCACAAATAGTATTAATGAATAAAAAATATTATGCATCTATGATAGTTGCTTTTAATGAAGCACAACGGTTTGGGTATGGCGCGTGTCCCGCAGGGCATGCACTATACCCGTTGTTGCCGCATCGTGGTTTTTTATTTATTTCAAAATAGTCGTGCTTCTCTGGTCAGTTCGGACTTTCTAACTCCTAAGAAGTTTACAAACCAATCTTCGAGTATTTCGTCAAACTCATTCTTGTTCATCGTCTTTGAGTTCCTTCTTGATTTCACGTAATACTCTCTTGTCATCTTCTCAGATAAATCTCTGACCGTGTTAACGTCAAGTTCGTTACCTAACTTATTCGAAATCCGAAATCCACCAATTGATAGACCAAGTCCAATAAGTCCATATGGCCAATCAATGAAAAGCACGATAAATGAAGCTAACAACAAAATCGCTAAAAACCCTGTAACAAAATGAGGTGGTCGCAATATTGACAGCTTAAATCCCAAATTCATTTCAAGGGTTTTTATCTGATTTTTTCTAGTCTTTTTTGGAAATATTTCCGCAAGTTCTGTAGTCGGAGTGATTTCCTTTTTTTCAGTTTCTGTCGATTTTGTTATTGCTTCCCTTAGTTTATAAAAAGCTTGTTGAGTGGTGCAGTCTTCTGAATGGTCGAGACTGATTTTGCCTTTTATCGCGTCACAGAATTCACCATAAGTTCTAACATGGGCTAATTCATTAGTCTCAAATCGAATGTCGAAGGAGTCTTCGATTTTAAGAAGCATTTGCTCTAAGTCTTCCGAGTCGATTTTTAATTCCATGTCTGTCTTTTTTTTGCATGTGCGGCAACGAAGGAATATGAGGAACTCTATTCCTCTTATCCCATATATGTGTTTTGGTTAAAACCTCTAAACTAATCCATAATATAGTTTTTTAAAAAGATTTTTTACGCGAGAATGTCACGCTTAGCATTTTTTAATTGGGTGGTTTCTATCTAAAATGGTATTCTCTTCTAATTCTTAGCGCTTCTCTTCTTTAAAAAGCTCGATCTCTTCATTCCTGAAAATGAAAACCTCTCTTCTTTGTTCCCTAAAAATAGGCTTAAAGCCCTATTAGAGGATTTACTATTCTTTCGATCAATATATAAAATTGGGATTTATTAGTCGTAGATTATACGTATATATATGTTTAGTATGCGTATAATCTACGCTTAATTTATATGCGGATCTTCCTTTATGTTTTATTGAAAGTCAAAATTATACCCTACCGTTAACAGAAAGATTTGAGTTTCTCGCTTTCTTTCAAAGCGCTGTTCAAAATCAGGACCAATATTCTCTCCGGCAAATTGACGAGTGTCAAAGACATCTCTCATCGTCAGACTAACATTGAAATCACCGAATTTGCGCTGAACGGTCGCATCCATATAATACCGGGCTAGATCTCTACCCTGAGCCTCGATTTCCGGAGATTCGTAATTACCGGTTAATTGTATATTAATATCAAGCGGAAGTCTAAAATCACTGGTAAACTTGGCATACCAGGCTAATCCACTATTTGTAAACCCTTCATCAATGTTGGTACCATCAACCTCTGACTGAAACAATGAGTAACTCATATTTAATGACCACCATTCAAGCACATTGGTTGTGTTAATTATCTCAAATCCATAAGTCTGGCTAGATACAAGATTCCTGGGTCCTCGATACGAAATACCATCGACTACCTCGACAATCCAGTCTACCTGTCCGTCGACATATCGGTAAAAACCATTCGCTGTT encodes the following:
- a CDS encoding carboxypeptidase-like regulatory domain-containing protein, producing MHNIFYSLILFVLCASNIWSQVKIKGSVIDGKYPIPGVNVIEKGQNNGSTTNIDGEFTIIVSDTNSTLIFQSIGYEYKEIGLEGKTEVQIILKPQCERDWFDAQSFEIYAVSGLLNTPVGGQLKFSFPVFFSQTTLWTGIRYQTDFDRNNLLNGEIGIHHLFVTCNFDADIISNYRKFSLEGENEVESISIEPNLNFKKFKFIIGYGMINYNGTETNNSQNSTGPIFGLGTWIGRPFNLSLVAKASIYKNITEYNGEIRRQFKRIETFGRFYKLETITEFSLGIGYNFTYRFKKQKID
- a CDS encoding acyl carrier protein, which produces MELKIDSEDLEQMLLKIEDSFDIRFETNELAHVRTYGEFCDAIKGKISLDHSEDCTTQQAFYKLREAITKSTETEKKEITPTTELAEIFPKKTRKNQIKTLEMNLGFKLSILRPPHFVTGFLAILLLASFIVLFIDWPYGLIGLGLSIGGFRISNKLGNELDVNTVRDLSEKMTREYYVKSRRNSKTMNKNEFDEILEDWFVNFLGVRKSELTREARLF
- a CDS encoding HigA family addiction module antitoxin, whose amino-acid sequence is MEKLPNIHPGEVLKEEFLEPLNISAYRLSKETFIPQTRISEIIHGRRRITADTALRFSKFFGTSAKFWMGLQDDFDLEEQKEKSKQEIQDIKNYSNVA
- a CDS encoding type II toxin-antitoxin system RelE/ParE family toxin; amino-acid sequence: MIKTFGDKETEKVFDGIRSKKLPEDIQRIGRRKLRMINNSFSINDLKIPPANRLEKLSGDLKDYHSIRINKQWRIIFKWENNDAFYVSIVDYH